TAAATCCATTTGATTTAGATATATTTGAATAATTATCTTTAAAAGTCATAACATTGTTTTCTTACCTGAAATCACTTAGTGAATTTATTTGCGGTTAATCTTACGGCAATACAAAAATACATTTCGATTTTATTTCGAAAAGGAAATCAAACAAATAAACAAATAAAATCAACTAGTCTATAATAATTTTAACATATGTCAGGTCTTTTTAATTTGATTAAATCAAATATTGCATTTTTAAAGTTTTTTACCCATATTGGACCACCATATGACTCAAGACCTTAAATATTTCTTTAAAAAAGCCAAATTCACACCCACTGATGAACAGGCAGAGGCGATTTCATATGTTGATGGACCTCTTTTTGACCGCCGGTCCCGCTCCGGAAAAACGAGTTCTCTTATGGCGGACTTTAAATTTATTAGCATTTCAGAATGTAAGCCGGAAGAAATCTTCCTTAGTACGTTTACAGAGAAAGCTGCCCTACAGCTGAAAGATGGTTGCGTACTCTCTTGGCTATGGTAAGCAACAAAAGAGACTAATCAGCCTTTCGATATTTCCCGAATGGCAATTGGTACCGTTCATTCTATTTGTAATTCTATTATCAGTGATAGGAAATTCTCCGCAGATGGAGAAAGAAGAAATCCTCAAAAGTTCTTGACGAACTCGACCAATATCTTTTTATCTACAATCGGAATAACTGGATCCAATTAATTGGTGAAGGCAACTTCAAGGATGAAGAAGAGGCACAAAGAGAGATCAATGTTTTTATGGGCAGCGGTAATCGCTCATCCAGGCATGAAGCTGCGACAAATATTATAAAAGTATTTAATAGATTTTCTGAGGAACATATAGAACCGGATAAAGTGAAAACGAAGGATCAAATGCTGCGTTCTCTTTTAAAAATGTATGCTCAGTATTTAAAGATGCTGAAAGAGCAACATAATAGAATCAGTACTGTTGATCTTTCGCTTTTGCAACTTGAAGCGTTTCGGTCCATAATCTCTTCTGATAAAGGAAAACATGTTTACAAACATATCATCATCGACGAGTATCAGGACACAAATAGCATTCAGGAAAAAATATTCTTTGAGCTTGCAAAGGGTCATAAGAATTTATGTGTTGTTGGTGACGATGATCAGGCTTTATACAGGTTCCGCGGCGCAACAGTTGAGAACCTGGTTGAGTTTCCAAAACGATGTGATGTATTTATCGGTGTAAAACCTCACCGCATCGATCTTGTCAAAAATTTTCGTTCGAAGAAAAAAATTGTTGATACCTATAACCATTTTATTAAACTGGTTGATTGGACGAATAATGGTGATCCAAATTCTCAATTTAGAATCCATGATAAAATAATTAACCCTCATTCAAAAGACAAGAATTTTTCGGTTGCTGTTACATCAAATGCCGGACGAAGCTGGAATTGGAACTTGCTCACTTCATTAAGAAATTAAAAAGTGAGAAAAAATAAACGACTACAATGAAGTTGCTTTTCTCTTTCCCGCAATGAAGGGAAATGCCAAAGTCCGAGATTTGAAAGAAGCACTTGAAGCGGAGGATATTCTGTTTATGTACCTCGTGCCGGTAGATTCTCAGTAGAAGAATCAGAAGCTGTTTTCGGACTAATGACACATGTCTTTGGAAAGCCACCTTTTAATCATTCTGCAAGCGGTAGTATGCGACAGTTTCAAGGTTGGCTAATGGCGCACACAATAACGTAAAGATTTAATTA
The sequence above is drawn from the Bacteroidota bacterium genome and encodes:
- a CDS encoding UvrD-helicase domain-containing protein, with product MGSGNRSSRHEAATNIIKVFNRFSEEHIEPDKVKTKDQMLRSLLKMYAQYLKMLKEQHNRISTVDLSLLQLEAFRSIISSDKGKHVYKHIIIDEYQDTNSIQEKIFFELAKGHKNLCVVGDDDQALYRFRGATVENLVEFPKRCDVFIGVKPHRIDLVKNFRSKKKIVDTYNHFIKLVDWTNNGDPNSQFRIHDKIINPHSKDKNFSVAVTSNAGRSWNWNLLTSLRN